One window of uncultured Methanoregula sp. genomic DNA carries:
- a CDS encoding YnfA family protein, which translates to MVLQSLLLFIAAGLCEIGGGYLIWLWVREGRGIEYAALGAIILVLYGIIPTLQASNFGRVYAAYGGIFIVLALLWGWQIDRVVPDRFDIIGASVALVGVFIIMYWPRTMAITS; encoded by the coding sequence ATGGTTCTCCAGTCCCTGTTGTTGTTCATTGCCGCCGGCCTGTGTGAAATAGGCGGGGGCTACCTCATCTGGCTCTGGGTGCGGGAAGGCAGGGGCATTGAATATGCAGCGCTTGGCGCGATCATTCTCGTGCTGTACGGGATCATCCCGACCCTGCAGGCCTCGAATTTCGGGAGAGTGTATGCAGCATACGGCGGCATTTTCATTGTTCTTGCCCTGCTCTGGGGCTGGCAGATCGATCGCGTGGTACCGGACCGGTTTGATATCATAGGTGCATCTGTTGCCCTCGTTGGCGTGTTCATCATTATGTACTGGCCGCGAACCATGGCCATTACCTCTTGA
- a CDS encoding 2'-5' RNA ligase family protein produces MTRYLIDIRLMGSVKHQIRTLSDQLAEKFNPGEKLVVPHITLAGPFSTDNEDKLVEDFTRICMNQKATPKYDVGGYGFFDDTRVVFVTITPDENLKQFRYQLSRAISPYCSLRNYDLDSAEEFKFHATLAMKLDWLTFRRMKWYFRNQEPVIYRHHPIRATLLRNAKIVCEYDFIQGRMLTPAQARSKATMKRDFDILKIWADGTREEE; encoded by the coding sequence ATGACCCGTTACCTGATAGATATCCGCCTGATGGGTTCCGTGAAACACCAGATCCGCACGTTAAGCGATCAGCTGGCAGAGAAATTTAATCCCGGGGAAAAACTGGTTGTCCCTCATATCACGCTGGCCGGGCCTTTTTCCACCGACAATGAAGATAAACTTGTAGAAGATTTTACCAGGATCTGTATGAACCAGAAAGCAACCCCGAAATATGATGTTGGCGGGTACGGTTTTTTTGACGATACACGGGTTGTTTTTGTCACGATCACACCTGATGAAAACCTCAAGCAGTTCCGCTACCAGCTCTCACGGGCAATCTCCCCGTATTGCTCGTTACGGAACTATGACCTGGATTCTGCTGAAGAGTTTAAGTTCCATGCAACGCTTGCCATGAAACTCGACTGGCTCACCTTCCGGAGAATGAAATGGTATTTCCGGAACCAGGAACCGGTCATCTACCGACACCACCCGATCCGGGCAACATTACTCCGGAATGCAAAAATTGTCTGCGAATATGATTTTATCCAGGGCAGGATGCTCACCCCTGCACAGGCTAGAAGTAAAGCGACCATGAAGCGCGATTTTGATATTCTTAAGATATGGGCAGACGGAACCCGGGAAGAAGAATAA
- a CDS encoding PAS domain-containing sensor histidine kinase, whose translation MLTLDISTLFLTLFLVNGVLTLMLFTFWMSQKTHEGFRTWMLSLLVTSCGYFLYVTYPFVPILVSSTVADLLIVLSVMMRLDSTGKYFRSRALPRIIYCILIPAALLLLWFTFRVDSQIMRGVVIGVLIVPCFVATSLIAIRSGDPETRSLRYSFAAALLVTALLWTAITVRAIITPGDHSLGGPDPINPIFFIVTILMDIVLTASFLMLNMARSQAELRESEERYRNLADNLPDYILIHDGEFIRYANPAAIRLLEPSPETLIGQSLYSLLTPASAEASRKYINAIHSGASPSPVNEIVIQLRDSTIRHCMIKTVRIEDKGIPAFLSVITDITKRKAAEDALFRVNKKLTILSSITRHDIKNQLMALNGYILLCEESVENPVELKEYIARQQGIADVIASQIDFTKVYEDMGTTAPVWQNIHESVRRAAGSLPLRDVKVEVDRSDPEIYADSLFEKVFYNLFENALNYGGEAMTTIRISSRETGAGLIIACEDDGAGIAPEDKVHLFEQGYGKHTGLGLFLSREILSITDITITETSEPGKGARFEMVVPKWAYRLS comes from the coding sequence ATGTTGACACTTGATATCAGTACCCTTTTCCTGACCCTCTTTCTCGTCAATGGAGTCCTCACGCTGATGCTCTTTACCTTCTGGATGTCCCAGAAGACCCACGAAGGGTTCAGGACATGGATGCTCTCCCTGCTGGTTACATCCTGCGGGTATTTCCTGTACGTGACCTATCCCTTCGTGCCCATCCTGGTCTCCTCAACGGTGGCAGATCTTTTGATCGTGCTGTCGGTTATGATGCGGCTTGACAGTACCGGGAAATATTTCCGGTCAAGGGCGCTCCCCCGGATTATTTACTGCATCCTGATACCGGCCGCACTCCTGTTACTCTGGTTTACGTTCCGTGTCGATTCGCAAATCATGCGTGGCGTTGTTATTGGAGTGCTCATTGTCCCCTGCTTTGTTGCAACCTCCCTCATCGCGATACGGTCCGGAGACCCGGAGACCCGGTCGCTCCGGTACAGCTTTGCTGCAGCCCTCCTGGTCACGGCCCTCCTCTGGACCGCGATAACCGTCAGGGCGATCATCACTCCCGGGGACCACTCGCTTGGTGGCCCTGACCCCATTAACCCGATCTTCTTTATCGTCACGATCCTCATGGATATTGTCCTCACGGCCTCCTTCCTGATGCTCAACATGGCCCGGTCCCAAGCTGAGCTTCGGGAGAGCGAAGAGCGGTATCGGAATCTTGCAGACAATCTTCCTGATTATATTCTCATCCACGACGGGGAGTTTATCCGGTACGCCAACCCGGCAGCAATCCGTCTCCTGGAACCCTCTCCGGAAACCCTTATCGGGCAATCCCTTTATTCCCTCCTGACTCCTGCGAGTGCCGAGGCTTCGCGGAAGTATATCAATGCAATCCATAGCGGTGCATCCCCATCTCCTGTCAATGAGATTGTTATCCAGTTGCGGGACAGCACCATCCGGCACTGCATGATCAAGACCGTGCGGATTGAAGATAAGGGGATCCCGGCATTCTTATCCGTGATTACCGATATCACCAAGAGGAAGGCTGCCGAGGACGCACTCTTCCGGGTAAACAAAAAACTCACGATCCTCTCATCGATAACCCGGCACGATATCAAGAACCAGCTTATGGCATTGAATGGCTATATCCTGCTCTGTGAGGAATCTGTCGAAAACCCGGTGGAACTTAAAGAATACATTGCCCGGCAACAGGGAATTGCCGATGTTATTGCGAGCCAGATCGATTTCACCAAAGTGTACGAGGATATGGGTACAACAGCACCTGTCTGGCAGAACATCCATGAAAGTGTCAGAAGGGCAGCCGGTTCCCTTCCCCTGCGGGATGTGAAGGTGGAGGTTGACCGGTCGGATCCTGAAATTTATGCCGATTCGCTGTTCGAAAAAGTTTTTTATAACCTGTTCGAGAATGCCCTGAACTATGGCGGCGAGGCAATGACAACGATCCGCATAAGTTCCCGTGAAACCGGCGCGGGGCTCATCATTGCCTGCGAGGATGACGGGGCCGGAATTGCGCCTGAAGATAAAGTCCACCTGTTCGAGCAGGGCTACGGGAAACATACCGGCCTCGGCCTTTTTCTCTCCCGCGAGATTCTCTCGATTACCGATATCACCATCACGGAGACCAGCGAGCCGGGGAAAGGAGCACGCTTCGAGATGGTTGTACCGAAATGGGCGTACCGGCTCTCATAA
- a CDS encoding response regulator — translation MTKHTVMVVEDELIIAENLRLTLTNMGYDVPPVAGTSDEALSAADTCLPDLILMDIILEGSPIDGVETARLIRSRHDVPIVFVTAYADDETLERVKVTEPSAYILKPFNERELYSAIELALHRHQMECEVKKRDNILFAISFSIEWFLRHQKESKMAKASHPDTFERGINEILEHIGLAVGASTVAIFRLNQGAEGTNGAKIQYIWVDSAVHNIQSHPQEKDAQITFTKSLWRSLLATGNYIAGDIGKFPEEERRFFEQSGISSIAIIPLFRNDTLWGFIGFSTTVLREWSETEMEALRVAGNIVGALLE, via the coding sequence ATGACAAAACACACGGTCATGGTTGTCGAGGATGAGCTCATTATTGCAGAAAACCTGCGGCTCACCCTCACCAATATGGGGTACGATGTTCCCCCGGTCGCGGGAACCAGTGATGAAGCGCTCAGTGCGGCGGACACGTGTCTACCGGACCTGATCCTCATGGATATCATTCTTGAAGGGTCGCCGATTGACGGTGTCGAGACCGCCCGCCTTATCCGGAGCCGGCACGATGTTCCCATCGTGTTTGTTACGGCATATGCCGATGACGAGACCCTGGAACGGGTCAAGGTGACGGAACCTTCAGCCTATATCCTCAAGCCATTCAATGAGCGGGAGTTGTACTCGGCAATCGAACTGGCCCTCCACCGGCACCAGATGGAGTGCGAGGTAAAAAAGCGGGACAACATCCTCTTTGCCATCAGTTTTTCCATTGAATGGTTCCTGCGCCACCAGAAAGAGAGCAAGATGGCAAAAGCCAGTCACCCGGATACGTTCGAGCGCGGAATTAACGAGATCCTGGAACATATCGGGCTTGCAGTAGGAGCAAGCACGGTAGCAATCTTCCGGCTGAACCAGGGAGCTGAGGGAACGAATGGGGCAAAGATCCAGTACATCTGGGTAGACTCCGCAGTTCATAATATCCAGTCGCATCCCCAGGAAAAGGATGCGCAGATCACGTTTACCAAATCCCTCTGGCGTTCCCTTCTTGCAACCGGGAATTATATTGCCGGCGATATCGGGAAGTTCCCGGAAGAGGAGCGCCGCTTCTTTGAGCAGTCCGGGATCTCCTCCATTGCCATCATCCCCCTGTTCCGGAATGACACGCTCTGGGGCTTTATCGGGTTCTCGACAACCGTTCTCCGCGAATGGTCCGAGACCGAGATGGAGGCGCTCAGGGTTGCCGGCAATATCGTAGGTGCCCTGCTGGAATGA
- a CDS encoding histidine kinase dimerization/phosphoacceptor domain -containing protein, which yields MIPLETLDITILTNLVLSLTIVTISLWGFYRIGKPTPLYFGAAYSLFSLSHAILLFKIKEVTDVDFLLMRTCGYILVAVGLFALLRDIIERTKAEGALKESEEHLGATFAQTAVGIVEFLPDGTICRYNHKFAEILRGDAMDWISGSIWNVITPDDHLLHIGAFNAVMQGEIPVYANEMTIARKDRSLVWCQVSLSAVKSDDGKPKYFILAIDDISELKRAEEELSELNAGLEERVRERTLEIAKTNEKLVDEISQKLVAEERLKTSLNEKEVLIKEIHHRVKNNLQIIVSLLYLQAGNTNDPVLLGALMDSQTRVKSMALIHEKLYQSHNLSSIDFQAYLENLVTNLMISYNIDRMKVRVSIEAKDLRLSLNPAISLGLMMNELISNSLKYAFTDRKTGTLTITGAAEGDIIRIRVRDDGAGIPADFDWKNAKSLGLHLVQMLSRQLKGTVELSRDAGTEFIITIPAHAGV from the coding sequence ATGATCCCGCTTGAAACATTAGACATAACCATACTCACAAACCTCGTACTGAGCCTTACCATCGTCACCATAAGTCTCTGGGGATTTTATCGTATCGGGAAGCCGACCCCGCTGTACTTCGGTGCCGCATATTCACTGTTTTCCCTGTCGCATGCAATCCTGCTTTTTAAAATCAAGGAAGTTACCGACGTAGATTTTCTCCTTATGAGGACCTGCGGGTACATCCTTGTCGCGGTGGGATTGTTTGCCCTTCTCCGGGACATCATAGAGCGTACGAAGGCAGAGGGAGCGCTCAAGGAAAGCGAGGAACACCTGGGCGCAACCTTTGCCCAGACTGCGGTAGGTATAGTAGAGTTCCTGCCGGATGGAACCATCTGCCGGTATAACCACAAATTCGCGGAGATCCTCCGTGGGGATGCCATGGACTGGATCTCCGGATCGATCTGGAATGTCATAACCCCCGATGACCATCTTCTCCATATCGGGGCATTCAATGCGGTTATGCAGGGTGAGATCCCGGTATATGCCAACGAAATGACGATAGCCCGGAAAGACCGGTCCCTGGTATGGTGCCAGGTCTCACTTTCTGCCGTAAAATCGGATGACGGGAAACCGAAATATTTTATCCTTGCCATCGATGACATCTCCGAACTCAAGCGCGCTGAAGAGGAACTCTCTGAACTCAATGCGGGGCTTGAGGAACGGGTCCGCGAACGGACCCTGGAGATTGCAAAAACCAATGAAAAACTGGTGGATGAGATCAGCCAGAAACTGGTGGCCGAAGAGCGCCTGAAAACGTCCCTGAATGAAAAAGAAGTGCTCATCAAGGAGATCCATCACCGGGTCAAGAACAATCTCCAGATCATTGTCAGTCTCCTCTACCTGCAGGCCGGAAATACCAATGATCCGGTCCTTCTCGGTGCGCTCATGGACAGCCAGACCCGGGTCAAGTCCATGGCTCTCATCCACGAGAAACTGTACCAGTCCCACAACCTGAGTTCCATAGATTTCCAGGCATACCTGGAGAACCTTGTCACCAATCTCATGATCTCCTATAACATTGACCGGATGAAAGTCCGGGTATCCATCGAGGCAAAAGATCTTCGCCTCTCGCTGAACCCGGCTATTTCCCTCGGACTCATGATGAACGAACTGATCTCCAATTCGCTGAAGTACGCGTTCACGGACAGGAAAACCGGGACCCTTACCATAACCGGCGCTGCAGAGGGGGATATCATCCGGATCCGGGTCCGGGATGACGGTGCCGGGATACCGGCAGATTTCGACTGGAAAAATGCAAAATCCCTGGGCCTTCACCTGGTCCAGATGCTCAGCCGGCAGCTCAAGGGAACGGTCGAACTCTCACGAGACGCAGGTACAGAATTTATCATTACCATTCCTGCACACGCGGGGGTCTGA